One genomic segment of Porphyromonadaceae bacterium W3.11 includes these proteins:
- the secA gene encoding preprotein translocase subunit SecA produces the protein MGINNFLSKIFGNKSQRDLKEISPYVSKIHEAYQTISKLSNDELRARTAEMRQELQDFVKPERDEIKQLKVGVDDLHLAGREEVWAKVDKLEDEILDKLEKKLDELLPDAFSIVKETAKRFSENEEIVVTANDFDKDLAINHDFVRIEGDKAIYVNEWKAGGNVTKWNMVHYDVQLFGGVVLHEGKIAEMATGEGKTLVATLPVFLNALTGNGVHVVTVNDYLSKRDAEWMGPLYMFHGLSVDCIDKHEPNSEARKRAYNCDITFGTNNEFGFDYLRDNMARSPEDLVQRKHNYAIVDEVDSVLIDDARTPLIISGPVESKGDLMFEEFRGNVETVVNAQKNLCSRLLADAKKLIKSEDKKQQEEGFLLLYRSFKGLPKSKPLIKFLSEEGIKAKLLDTEALYMQDNMKNMYIVTDDLYFVIEEKNNQIELTDKGIDLLTGNSDDPKFFVLPDIATQLSDLENQDLTDAQKAEKKDELLTTYSIKSERVHTIQQLLKAYTLFEKDDQYVVMDNKVMIVDEQTGRIMDGRRYSDGLHQAIEAKERVKVEAASQTKATITLQNYFRMYHKLSGMTGTAETEAKEFWDIYELDVVVIPTNKPIARIDENDRIYKTAKGKYAAIINEIEEMVNKGRPVLVGTTSVEISELLSKMLDLRKIPHNVLNAKLHQKEAEIVAEAGKKGTVTIATNMAGRGTDIKLTEEVRAAGGLAIIGTERHESRRVDRQLRGRAGRQGDPGSSVFFVSFEDRLMRLFASDRISRWLSNMGFEDDDMLENKALTKQIENAQKKVEENNYGVRKHLLDYDDVKNAQRNVIYTRRNHALMGERVGLDVLNTLTQTAENICQGVPSISFDEFKQDVFTAFATELTITEDEYKRLNPESAIDKVMDAVLDTLERRSDRIAEVAQPVLKAFYEEHGDKVQKIYIPISDGKLAYNIATDLKEAVESGSKSVVTAFHKTILLYTIDDAWERHLLAMDELQNAVRTASYENKDPLVIFKMEAYELFRQMVVDMNQKASEIIMRGHINIAPQEDEERKVQVREHREDPRARKQRRYREQKDDYEAAAQARYEAGQAASQTKEKQQPYIAEEKIGRNDPCPCGSGKKFKNCHGKNL, from the coding sequence ATGGGAATAAATAATTTTCTATCCAAAATATTTGGAAATAAATCACAGCGTGACCTCAAGGAGATTTCACCCTATGTGTCGAAAATCCATGAGGCGTATCAAACCATTTCTAAACTCTCTAATGATGAGCTGAGAGCAAGAACAGCTGAAATGCGTCAGGAGCTACAAGACTTCGTAAAACCTGAAAGAGATGAAATAAAACAGCTAAAGGTAGGTGTTGACGATCTTCATCTAGCGGGAAGAGAAGAAGTATGGGCTAAGGTAGATAAACTGGAGGATGAAATCCTTGACAAACTTGAGAAAAAGCTTGATGAGCTTCTACCCGATGCTTTCTCCATCGTCAAAGAGACCGCAAAGCGCTTTTCCGAGAATGAAGAGATCGTAGTCACTGCTAATGATTTTGACAAAGATCTTGCTATCAATCATGACTTTGTACGTATCGAGGGTGATAAAGCCATATATGTAAATGAATGGAAAGCTGGTGGTAATGTCACTAAGTGGAACATGGTTCACTATGATGTCCAGCTCTTTGGTGGGGTAGTCCTACACGAAGGAAAAATAGCTGAGATGGCAACTGGTGAAGGTAAGACCTTAGTAGCTACATTACCGGTGTTCCTTAATGCCCTCACAGGTAATGGTGTACACGTTGTTACCGTGAATGATTACCTCTCTAAGCGTGATGCGGAGTGGATGGGACCATTATATATGTTCCATGGGTTAAGCGTGGACTGTATTGACAAGCACGAGCCTAATTCAGAAGCAAGAAAGAGAGCATATAACTGTGACATTACCTTCGGCACCAATAATGAATTTGGCTTTGACTACCTAAGAGATAATATGGCTCGTAGCCCTGAGGATTTAGTTCAGAGGAAGCACAACTACGCCATTGTGGATGAGGTGGACTCCGTTTTGATTGATGATGCTCGTACACCATTGATTATATCGGGTCCTGTTGAGTCCAAAGGAGACCTAATGTTTGAGGAATTCCGTGGGAATGTGGAGACGGTTGTCAATGCACAGAAAAACCTCTGCTCTAGACTATTGGCAGATGCTAAAAAACTTATTAAGAGCGAAGACAAAAAACAACAGGAGGAGGGCTTCCTACTCCTATACAGAAGCTTTAAGGGACTCCCTAAGAGTAAACCTCTGATTAAGTTCCTAAGCGAAGAGGGCATCAAAGCTAAGTTACTTGATACAGAAGCTCTATACATGCAAGATAACATGAAGAATATGTACATCGTAACAGATGACCTATACTTCGTTATCGAGGAAAAGAACAATCAGATAGAGCTAACAGATAAGGGTATAGACCTCTTGACTGGTAACAGTGATGACCCTAAATTCTTTGTTCTTCCAGACATTGCAACTCAGCTTTCCGACCTAGAGAATCAAGACCTTACCGATGCTCAAAAAGCGGAGAAAAAAGATGAGCTACTAACAACATACTCCATCAAGAGTGAGCGTGTACACACCATCCAACAGCTGCTCAAAGCTTATACGCTATTCGAAAAGGACGATCAGTACGTCGTTATGGATAATAAGGTAATGATCGTAGATGAGCAAACTGGACGTATCATGGATGGCCGTAGATACTCTGATGGTCTGCATCAAGCTATTGAAGCGAAGGAGAGGGTAAAGGTAGAAGCTGCCTCTCAGACTAAAGCTACTATTACGCTTCAGAACTACTTTAGGATGTACCACAAGTTATCAGGGATGACAGGTACAGCCGAAACTGAAGCAAAAGAATTTTGGGACATTTATGAGCTGGATGTGGTCGTTATTCCGACCAACAAACCGATTGCTCGTATTGATGAGAATGACCGTATCTATAAAACAGCAAAAGGGAAATATGCTGCCATCATCAATGAGATTGAGGAGATGGTAAATAAAGGTCGACCTGTGCTAGTGGGTACCACCTCAGTAGAGATCTCGGAACTGCTCAGCAAGATGCTAGACCTACGAAAAATCCCTCACAACGTGCTGAATGCTAAGTTACACCAGAAAGAAGCTGAAATTGTAGCAGAAGCAGGTAAGAAAGGCACCGTAACGATTGCAACCAACATGGCTGGTCGTGGTACCGACATCAAGCTTACTGAGGAGGTTAGAGCCGCAGGTGGACTGGCTATCATTGGTACTGAACGGCATGAGTCTCGAAGAGTGGACAGACAGTTGAGAGGTCGTGCTGGTCGTCAAGGAGACCCAGGATCATCCGTCTTCTTCGTATCATTTGAAGACCGCCTAATGAGGCTATTTGCTTCGGATAGAATCTCCAGATGGCTATCCAATATGGGCTTCGAAGATGATGATATGCTAGAGAATAAAGCTCTAACTAAACAGATAGAGAATGCCCAAAAGAAAGTAGAAGAGAATAACTATGGCGTCCGTAAACACCTTCTGGATTATGATGATGTCAAGAATGCACAACGTAATGTAATTTACACCCGACGCAATCATGCTCTCATGGGTGAACGTGTAGGACTCGACGTCCTCAACACACTAACCCAAACAGCTGAGAACATTTGTCAGGGCGTTCCAAGCATCTCATTTGATGAATTTAAGCAGGATGTATTCACCGCCTTTGCTACAGAGCTTACCATTACAGAAGATGAGTATAAACGCTTGAATCCAGAGAGTGCCATAGATAAGGTAATGGATGCTGTATTGGACACCCTGGAAAGACGATCTGATAGGATTGCTGAAGTAGCTCAACCTGTACTGAAGGCATTTTACGAAGAACATGGTGATAAGGTTCAGAAAATTTACATCCCTATCAGTGATGGAAAGCTTGCTTATAACATAGCTACAGATCTTAAGGAAGCAGTAGAGAGTGGCTCTAAAAGCGTAGTTACGGCTTTTCATAAGACTATCCTACTCTATACCATTGATGATGCTTGGGAACGACATCTTCTGGCTATGGATGAATTACAGAATGCGGTACGAACTGCTTCGTATGAAAATAAGGACCCTCTTGTTATCTTCAAAATGGAAGCGTATGAGTTATTCCGCCAAATGGTCGTTGATATGAACCAAAAGGCTTCTGAAATTATCATGCGTGGTCATATTAACATCGCACCTCAAGAAGATGAGGAGAGAAAGGTTCAGGTCCGTGAACACAGGGAAGACCCTCGTGCTAGAAAACAACGCCGCTATCGTGAGCAAAAAGATGATTACGAAGCAGCCGCACAAGCACGCTACGAGGCTGGTCAGGCTGCGAGCCAAACGAAGGAGAAGCAACAACCTTACATCGCAGAGGAAAAGATTGGACGTAACGACCCATGCCCATGTGGTAGTGGAAAGAAATTCAAGAACTGTCACGGAAAGAATCTATAA
- a CDS encoding DUF3078 domain-containing protein, whose protein sequence is MRLEKMYLPLAATLLFILPMGSAQAQDNASGHSFGVTPEISTKILLTDSLSNNLSPEAKRIIGRPMLPIPNYYTNRDTTFSASLFAPIAFDLSNLSSIKFPKEKIQKEIEIQSPLRKESISEKMAQYETDRLANNKVSKVIAFATIANKARESVMVTNPRLVRRSSDQFPDRVKLEQIDVQYTGELAQRNAPEIPVKKAPSLGETIDRKYWIQAFQGSLHLSQSSVSKNWHKGGYNSLNFNSRVYYNLTYKKDKINWVNELEYKIGLFANNVDYTDKKVGLKISEDIFRINSNYGIKAYERWFYTLDAQLRSQLMKNKDNEGNLTTLTFAPIHLSAGLGMKYELDLKNMNGDPFQKLKFTANVAPISASIVYTYSDLIDKGRIGLEENENFRFRLGSTIHLNLDWDINDRLNWRSRMYYNTSFKHVEVEFENALTFTFNRFFSTRLAVDLRYDDSVIIDEPKTFKNLLQYNQLFSLGFEYKF, encoded by the coding sequence ATGCGACTCGAAAAAATGTATTTGCCTCTTGCGGCAACGTTACTATTTATACTTCCTATGGGCTCAGCACAAGCCCAAGATAATGCTAGTGGGCATTCCTTCGGTGTAACCCCTGAGATCTCCACGAAAATCTTATTAACAGACTCATTGAGTAACAATCTGAGTCCTGAAGCAAAACGCATCATAGGACGCCCTATGCTTCCCATCCCCAATTACTATACCAATAGGGATACTACATTTTCTGCCTCCTTATTTGCACCTATAGCGTTTGATTTAAGTAATCTCTCCAGCATCAAATTTCCCAAAGAGAAGATTCAGAAAGAAATAGAGATACAAAGTCCGCTTAGAAAGGAATCTATCAGCGAAAAGATGGCTCAGTACGAAACTGACCGACTAGCAAATAATAAAGTATCAAAAGTTATAGCCTTTGCCACCATTGCTAACAAAGCTAGAGAGAGCGTAATGGTGACTAATCCAAGGTTAGTTAGGAGATCATCTGATCAATTCCCTGACCGAGTAAAGCTAGAGCAAATTGACGTACAATATACTGGCGAATTAGCTCAGAGAAATGCCCCTGAAATACCAGTAAAAAAAGCACCTAGCCTAGGTGAAACCATCGATAGAAAATATTGGATACAAGCCTTCCAAGGAAGCCTACATCTCTCTCAAAGTAGTGTTTCCAAAAACTGGCATAAAGGTGGATACAATAGTCTGAACTTCAATAGCCGAGTGTATTATAACCTAACCTACAAAAAAGACAAAATCAACTGGGTCAATGAATTGGAATACAAAATTGGGTTATTTGCCAATAATGTTGACTACACAGATAAAAAAGTGGGGCTTAAGATCTCAGAAGATATATTTAGAATAAACTCCAACTACGGTATCAAAGCCTATGAAAGGTGGTTTTATACTCTTGACGCACAGCTGAGGAGCCAACTAATGAAGAATAAAGACAATGAAGGTAATCTGACGACTCTCACATTTGCCCCTATTCACTTATCAGCTGGACTTGGTATGAAATATGAGCTGGACCTTAAGAATATGAACGGTGACCCATTCCAGAAGCTTAAGTTCACAGCCAACGTCGCTCCAATCTCAGCATCTATAGTTTATACCTATAGTGACCTTATTGACAAGGGAAGGATTGGTCTGGAAGAAAACGAGAACTTTAGATTTCGTCTAGGCTCCACCATTCACCTCAACCTTGATTGGGATATAAATGACCGATTGAACTGGCGATCAAGAATGTACTATAATACATCCTTCAAACATGTGGAGGTAGAGTTCGAGAATGCTCTTACATTCACCTTCAATCGCTTCTTCAGTACCCGATTGGCAGTTGACCTACGCTATGACGACAGTGTTATCATAGACGAACCCAAAACGTTTAAAAACCTTCTGCAGTACAATCAGCTATTTAGTCTAGGTTTTGAGTACAAATTCTGA
- a CDS encoding alkaline phosphatase family protein, which translates to MNRLLTGLVSLLALCQVGILNAQSPKLFVMISVEELRSDLLIELSKQMPNNDGIKQLIESGRLYTEVLNPLLSADATASEAILQTGTTALANGITARQPLIKLSDGRRITATSALEDKSHTGYATSDRLSPLALSAPSISDQLKQNSAGISIVYSIAPSAEEAIIAGGQLADGAFWIDSSTGRWASSTYYKGGFPKYIEQLNSNSEGVVSKLNKGITWQALYANEFQKKYSDILPNGATKSFSHTFERSNKDIIKYKESGLVNDDVVEVANRLLNYSLLGNDQVTDLLTIHFTVSAGDNAESDISPEVIDSYYRLDRAIANLLRIIDKSVGRSNTLIALTGNATAIERTPIIKEQRIFRPSRCKALMNMYLNAKYGHQGFIDEITPNGEVFLNHEVIKNYSPVTLEQIQTAVSNFLIDFSGIQYAIEEHRLRSEAIGNSENRYWQSALNKALHNNRADVIYELLPGWVIEDLSKSEGIQKYKMTATPTIFVMVHPDIKAEKIHTPIDLREVSKKVSKVLKIRPPTP; encoded by the coding sequence ATGAATAGATTACTGACTGGATTAGTTTCACTATTGGCTCTATGTCAAGTAGGGATACTTAACGCACAATCACCCAAGTTATTTGTGATGATTAGCGTTGAGGAGCTTAGGAGCGATCTACTGATAGAGCTATCTAAGCAGATGCCCAATAATGATGGGATCAAGCAGCTAATAGAGTCAGGTAGGTTATACACAGAGGTGTTAAATCCACTTCTATCAGCCGATGCTACCGCATCTGAAGCTATCCTTCAGACTGGTACCACAGCCCTAGCAAATGGAATAACAGCTCGCCAACCACTGATCAAACTTAGTGATGGACGACGCATAACTGCCACCTCTGCACTGGAGGATAAATCCCACACAGGATATGCTACTTCAGACAGATTATCTCCATTAGCACTGTCGGCCCCGAGTATTTCGGACCAATTAAAACAAAATAGTGCGGGTATTAGCATTGTATATTCAATAGCTCCATCGGCTGAAGAAGCCATAATAGCTGGAGGTCAGCTAGCTGATGGTGCCTTCTGGATAGATAGTTCTACAGGACGATGGGCTAGTTCCACATACTATAAAGGAGGCTTTCCTAAATACATCGAACAGCTTAATAGCAATTCAGAGGGTGTAGTCAGTAAGCTTAATAAAGGGATAACATGGCAGGCTCTTTACGCTAACGAATTTCAGAAAAAATATTCCGACATCCTTCCGAATGGAGCTACAAAGTCATTCAGCCATACATTTGAAAGATCCAATAAAGATATAATCAAATACAAAGAAAGTGGTCTAGTTAATGATGATGTAGTAGAGGTTGCCAATCGACTACTGAATTACTCGTTACTGGGTAATGACCAGGTTACCGACTTACTGACCATTCACTTCACAGTTAGTGCAGGCGATAATGCGGAGTCAGACATCTCTCCAGAAGTGATAGACTCGTACTACCGACTTGATAGAGCAATTGCAAACTTACTACGCATCATTGATAAGAGCGTAGGGAGATCTAATACCCTAATAGCCCTTACAGGAAATGCAACTGCGATTGAACGTACTCCTATTATCAAGGAGCAAAGAATATTCAGACCATCTAGGTGCAAGGCGTTAATGAATATGTACCTTAATGCCAAGTATGGGCATCAAGGATTTATTGATGAGATCACACCAAATGGAGAGGTCTTTCTAAACCATGAAGTTATAAAAAATTACAGTCCTGTAACTCTTGAGCAGATCCAAACTGCAGTGAGTAACTTCCTCATAGACTTTAGCGGCATACAATACGCTATTGAGGAACATCGGTTACGCTCCGAAGCTATTGGCAACTCAGAAAATAGGTACTGGCAATCAGCTTTGAACAAAGCATTGCACAATAATAGGGCTGATGTCATTTATGAATTACTACCAGGATGGGTCATTGAGGATCTCAGTAAGAGCGAGGGTATCCAAAAGTATAAAATGACTGCGACCCCGACCATCTTCGTAATGGTTCATCCAGATATAAAAGCAGAAAAGATACACACCCCTATTGATCTAAGAGAGGTCAGTAAGAAGGTATCTAAAGTCCTAAAGATACGGCCTCCGACTCCCTAA
- a CDS encoding serine protease, with protein sequence MNRVDARVSMIRVLLCMVCLGASLSFAFSQIVSSSMLRSENQSPSIGEVLQLPTARMAAFDVDSARMEMESSSEGLRMYVYAHKFVREIDVIQNGEKFQLADGTQVWRYRVRSSGAKSLSFFFDRFELPEGGLLYVYDSFNKENYIGGFGAINNNGQKVLPTMPIAAEDVVIEVQSPEGTIPQLRVAEVNHGVRDLNFLRLSIPRYEMGGPKSYECTPEIACLSSYTEIGRSVVLIGIDGTAMGTGTLVNNTSGDGTPLILTAAHVMSKNFSSRNVKRNAENTVVFFNYSSPTCSGEIAPNTVQTLAGAELIGYQDKSDVALLEMNQRPPLEYDAYYAGWNASENAGGSYINIHHPGGNTKRINIYESSTISITSYLSSSLPFESEQHYLIPSWTIGTTAPGSSGSPLFDANNLVLGGLSGGNSYCEVRSSDYFFALQKLWKRTDVESNRIINRLDPSGDRRTQCYGSKSKEVRDEPIRRITNISMKKDASIRDDMPQLGRREILGLDAKATMVGESFMLRRGTKVHGVYLVVSTVFGEVMNLSGDEAIELAIFGDEGRKELGRTKVNLKASFPLPLKKKNQGVEGSPVMAELFLEFSQPLIIPNDGQVIFGLVNGSIPDGITLVHQQHKDPERGTLYRMIGGRWEKAYESASLWLEPLISHPFITDDDDSQPLLLLENMPGYGLIVTVPVPDEHSNKLDVYTLQGQRLYSSEILGGKHILPRAPFEGVGVVLIHVQIGDKEETIKTLFPVDIE encoded by the coding sequence ATGAATCGTGTCGATGCTAGAGTCTCTATGATTAGGGTTCTACTATGTATGGTCTGCTTGGGAGCTTCGTTATCTTTTGCGTTCTCTCAGATCGTATCTTCATCAATGTTAAGGAGTGAAAATCAGTCTCCTAGCATTGGAGAAGTGTTGCAACTGCCTACGGCTAGAATGGCGGCTTTTGATGTCGATTCTGCTCGAATGGAGATGGAGTCTAGTTCCGAGGGGCTTAGGATGTATGTATATGCACATAAGTTCGTTAGGGAAATTGATGTAATACAGAATGGGGAGAAATTTCAGTTGGCAGATGGGACGCAAGTTTGGCGGTATCGTGTGCGGTCAAGTGGTGCAAAGAGTCTGAGTTTCTTTTTTGACCGCTTTGAGTTGCCCGAAGGTGGACTCTTATATGTATATGACTCTTTTAATAAAGAGAATTACATTGGGGGCTTTGGTGCCATTAATAATAATGGCCAAAAGGTATTACCTACAATGCCTATTGCTGCTGAGGATGTGGTCATAGAAGTACAGTCTCCTGAGGGTACCATTCCGCAGCTCAGGGTTGCTGAGGTTAATCATGGTGTGAGAGACTTGAACTTTTTGCGGTTGTCTATTCCTCGATATGAGATGGGTGGTCCTAAAAGTTATGAATGTACCCCAGAGATAGCCTGCCTATCGTCATATACTGAGATTGGTAGATCTGTGGTCTTGATTGGAATTGATGGTACAGCTATGGGCACGGGCACGTTAGTCAATAATACTTCTGGTGATGGAACCCCTCTAATCTTGACGGCTGCTCATGTGATGAGTAAGAACTTTTCATCTCGTAATGTTAAGCGAAATGCAGAAAATACGGTCGTCTTTTTTAACTACTCATCCCCTACTTGCAGTGGAGAGATAGCTCCTAATACGGTCCAGACCCTAGCAGGTGCAGAATTAATTGGCTACCAAGATAAATCGGATGTGGCTCTCCTAGAGATGAATCAAAGACCTCCATTGGAGTATGATGCTTATTACGCGGGTTGGAATGCTTCTGAAAATGCTGGTGGCTCTTATATCAATATACATCATCCTGGTGGCAATACTAAGAGAATTAATATCTATGAGTCTTCTACAATCTCTATAACCTCATATCTATCAAGTTCTCTACCCTTCGAGTCTGAGCAGCATTACCTTATTCCTTCATGGACTATAGGAACTACTGCACCTGGATCCTCTGGCTCTCCTCTTTTTGATGCTAATAATTTGGTTTTAGGGGGATTAAGCGGGGGTAACTCATATTGCGAAGTGAGGTCTTCGGACTATTTCTTTGCTCTTCAGAAGCTTTGGAAGAGAACTGATGTGGAGAGTAACCGTATCATTAATAGATTGGACCCTAGTGGTGATAGGCGTACTCAATGTTATGGATCTAAGAGCAAGGAGGTGCGTGATGAACCTATTCGGAGAATCACCAATATCTCTATGAAGAAAGACGCTAGTATCCGTGATGATATGCCACAGTTAGGAAGACGTGAAATATTGGGACTGGATGCGAAAGCAACGATGGTGGGGGAAAGTTTTATGCTACGACGAGGAACAAAGGTGCATGGCGTGTATCTAGTGGTCTCTACAGTATTTGGGGAAGTGATGAACTTGAGTGGAGATGAAGCTATCGAGTTGGCTATCTTCGGTGATGAGGGCCGTAAAGAATTGGGACGGACGAAGGTGAATCTAAAGGCTTCTTTTCCTCTTCCTCTTAAGAAGAAAAATCAAGGTGTAGAGGGAAGTCCTGTGATGGCAGAACTCTTTTTAGAGTTTTCACAGCCATTAATTATTCCTAATGATGGTCAGGTCATCTTTGGGCTGGTGAATGGCTCGATCCCCGATGGGATAACTTTGGTACATCAGCAACATAAAGATCCAGAACGTGGGACATTATACAGGATGATTGGTGGTCGATGGGAGAAAGCCTATGAAAGTGCATCATTGTGGCTAGAGCCATTAATTTCACACCCTTTCATAACGGATGATGATGACAGTCAGCCACTTCTTCTCCTAGAAAATATGCCTGGATATGGCTTGATCGTAACAGTACCGGTGCCAGACGAGCACAGTAATAAACTGGATGTATATACACTTCAAGGACAGCGTCTGTATTCGTCCGAAATACTAGGGGGTAAGCATATATTACCTAGAGCACCATTTGAGGGGGTAGGGGTTGTATTGATACATGTACAAATAGGGGATAAGGAAGAGACTATTAAGACTCTGTTCCCGGTAGATATAGAGTAA
- a CDS encoding DUF4105 domain-containing protein, translated as MGLIKAMKRRILLLSLLLFGSFVICSAMEQETKNTSDDTPIISLLTCGPTDDYVFYLYGHTALRVQYRDTDLVYNYGYFSLEQKNFILNFILGKPMYSVGTTTFEDFLYEYHLQGRSVIEQDLLLLPDEAKQLLEMLEWNVLPENRDYMYNFYFDNCATRPRDLIEKFTGGLDYRIKLENMPTFREAIRNKSYTASWYTTGADCCLGWKSDERMSLKDAAFLPELLLQEFDHAYRVKDGQKLVTNKRVWLEQTKEIGSGWWANFNFPLWTSIVIGLIYFGLYLVKYFKGKALPLNILRRILYVSISILGIIVWFLALFSQHPHTFPNANMLLLHPLYILLLITMGKEKYNKTNNWLYFSNFVAIIIYLGLGYKQVLPIGVPFLAMIMAVDQLLHFLENKKLKKVIRAEIFRKNE; from the coding sequence TTGGGATTGATTAAAGCCATGAAAAGACGTATCCTACTACTATCATTGTTATTATTTGGGAGCTTTGTCATCTGCTCTGCAATGGAGCAAGAAACGAAGAACACTTCAGATGACACTCCTATTATTAGTTTACTTACCTGTGGTCCAACAGATGATTATGTCTTTTACTTATACGGACATACGGCTCTAAGGGTACAATACAGAGATACGGATCTAGTATATAATTACGGATACTTCTCCCTGGAGCAAAAGAACTTTATCCTTAACTTCATATTGGGTAAGCCCATGTATTCTGTAGGCACCACCACATTTGAGGATTTCCTTTACGAATACCATCTTCAAGGGCGAAGCGTCATAGAACAAGATTTACTCTTACTTCCAGACGAAGCGAAGCAACTCCTAGAGATGCTAGAGTGGAATGTGCTCCCTGAAAATCGGGACTATATGTATAACTTTTACTTTGATAACTGTGCTACTCGTCCAAGAGACTTAATCGAGAAGTTCACAGGAGGGCTGGATTACAGAATCAAATTAGAAAACATGCCTACATTCAGAGAGGCTATAAGAAATAAGAGTTATACAGCATCTTGGTACACCACTGGTGCCGACTGTTGCTTGGGCTGGAAAAGCGACGAACGAATGAGTCTAAAAGATGCGGCATTTCTGCCAGAACTTTTACTGCAAGAATTTGACCACGCATATCGTGTAAAAGATGGACAAAAATTAGTAACTAATAAGAGAGTATGGTTAGAACAGACAAAGGAGATTGGCAGTGGTTGGTGGGCAAACTTCAACTTTCCTCTCTGGACTTCCATTGTTATTGGATTGATCTATTTCGGACTATATCTCGTTAAATACTTCAAGGGCAAGGCTTTACCTCTGAATATATTAAGAAGAATATTATATGTATCTATCTCTATATTAGGTATTATTGTCTGGTTTCTCGCACTCTTTTCACAACATCCTCACACGTTTCCGAATGCCAATATGTTGTTATTACACCCGTTGTATATTTTGTTACTAATAACGATGGGAAAAGAGAAGTATAATAAGACAAATAATTGGCTCTATTTTAGTAACTTTGTGGCAATTATTATATACCTAGGATTGGGATATAAGCAGGTATTACCGATTGGGGTGCCATTTTTAGCAATGATAATGGCCGTGGATCAATTATTGCACTTCTTAGAAAATAAAAAGCTAAAGAAAGTGATAAGAGCAGAGATATTTAGAAAAAACGAATGA